A window of Trichoderma atroviride chromosome 3, complete sequence contains these coding sequences:
- a CDS encoding uncharacterized protein (EggNog:ENOG41~SECRETED:SignalP(1-22)) yields MMIFWKLAVLVTLASLSSVVQADGCKCIPSDATCWPNEAALISFNASLPGKLIQNFPVAAPCYPGPLNNPAQCANIQANWNSSLFHAQFPTGYDYPYSFNCDIPGGNTSTCSLGDSPYYAVNVTNANDVSLALRFAAQHNMRVSIKQTGHDFLGRSTGYASLEIWTHNLRQGLTFHDSYLSTTQCSPQEPEGIESTGAALWAGSAITIGGAYTWTEVYQYAHEQNVIVVGGTCTGVGALGGYLQGGGHSASMREFGIATDQVLEYTVVLANGDVVTANACSNADLFRALRGGGGGTYGVVINATIKAYPEMPVTAAVLTIVPQDGNDDLTTFLDAVATWYETTPMILEANLGGYAGWAAWDGDTLLAPKVRRLESAFGGFNRSIDDVKESMAPVVAKLSPFNSKGMNVTAEYIAFPDYFTYFHDVHANGMNVGQSIIMSSRFLRNMHLTNSTAVRQMVNVTAGLPGQNAFTVVGVNGGGAVALDVPNTAINPAWRESLVNNLVARNWPDTTPYLEVKAAQDDITYVKGASLELLAPDTGTYINEANYKDPNYLVNFYGTTRPALEEIKQKYDPDDLFYCITCIRSNYWYQEADGRLCYKDN; encoded by the exons ATGATGATTTTCTGGAAATTGGCCGTTCTGGTGACCCTTGCAAGCCTTTCGAGTGTCGTGCAAGCGGATGGATGTAAATGC ATCCCAAGCGACGCAACCTGTTGGCCAAATGAAGCAGCACTGATTTCATTCAACGCATCACTTCCAGGGAAGCTTATTCAGAACTTTCCCGTAGCCGCCCCGTGCTACCCAGGGCCTCTGAACAACCCAGCTCAGTGCGCCAATATCCAGGCAAATTGGAACAGCTCGCTCTTTCATGCTCAATTTCCGACTGGCTATGACTACCCTTACAGTTTTAACTGTGATATCCCTGGGGGCAACACCTCTACCTGCTCGCTGGGAGACTCTCCTTACTATGCTGTCAATGTGACGAACGCAAATGACGTTTCTCTTGCACTCAGGTTCGCAGCACAACATAATATGCGCGTTTCTATCAAGCAGACTGGCCACGATTTTCTGGGTCGCTCAACAGGCTATGCCAGTCTAGAGATCTGGACACATAACCTCCGCCAAGGTCTCACTTTCCACGACTCATATCTTTCGACTACCCAGTGTTCCCCGCAGGAACCTGAGGGTATAGAATCTACCGGGGCGGCTCTTTGGGCCGGCAGCGCCATTACAATCGGTGGAGCATACACTTGGACAGAAGTGTATCAATATGCGCACGAACAAAACGTGATCGTCGTGGGCGGTACATGTACAGGAGTAGGTGCCCTTGGTGGCTACTTGCAAGGCGGTGGCCACTCGGCTTCTATGCGCGAATTTGGCATTGCTACGGATCAAGTCCTTGAGTATACAGTTGTGCTCGCAAATGGAGATGTCGTTACGGCGAATGCGTGCTCGAATGCTGATTTGTTCCGGGCGCTCAGGGGGGGAGGTGGTGGCACCTATGGCGTTGTCATTAACGCGACCATCAAGGCGTACCCGGAGATGCCTGTGACTGCCGCAGTTCTGACCATCGTCCCCCAGGATGGAAATGATGATTTAACTACTTTCTTGGATGCCGTTGCAACCTGGTATGAAACTACGCCTATGATCCTAGAGGCAAATCTTGGTGGTTACGCTGGCTGGGCGGCCTGGGATGGTGACACGCTCTTGGCTCCGAAAGTCAGAAGGCTAGAGTCtgcctttggcggcttcaACCGCAGCATCGATGATGTCAAGGAAAGCATGGCACCAGTGGTAGCAAAGTTATCACCATTCAATTCCAAGGGCATGAATGTGACGGCGGAGTACATTGCGTTTCCCGATTACTTCACCTATTTTCACGACGTTCATGCGAACGGCATGAACGTTGGGCAGAGTATCATCATGAGCTCTCGATTTCTACGCAATATGCATCTAACAAATAGCACTGCCGTGCGCCAAATGGTCAATGTCACTGCAGGCCTCCCTGGCCAGAACGCGTTCACCGTGGTAGGTGTTAACGGCGGCGGTGCTGTGGCTTTGGATGTTCCCAATACTGCCATTAATCCGGCGTGGCGCGAGTCGTTGGTGAACAATCTTGTGGCTCGTAATTGGCCGGATACAACTCCCTACTTGGAAGTCAAAGCAGCACAGGACGATATAACCTACGTTAAAGGCGCCTCATTGGAATTGTTGGCACCAGACACAGGAACCTATATCAACGAAGCAAACTACAAGGATCCGAATTATCTTGTGAATTTCTACGGCACTACGAGACCAGCACTTGAAGAGATCAAGCAAAAATACGATCCCGATGATTTATTTTATTGCATAACGTGCATAAGATCAAACTATTGGTATCAGGAGGCCGATGGCCGCCTTTGCTATAAAGACAATTAG
- a CDS encoding uncharacterized protein (EggNog:ENOG41): protein MAAASSQPDEPPHPSFEELRSNEERVLFSPAAKRLYWPLEGVFPSAISVMRTSRSVVELEPFFRPDTSGSGSGTWHEISSLPLTDPKVSSVEASLRDLDQWESDWLAWHRDHTASEFSAEYITYGDLSDEERPYANEPNQDGSWEDDSDAEFLIRCCENDRPLRKGGLKIKVTSSAGNNFVTVHDYVSAVHPWLMGLRGDIMRAKAVARPVPYVESMANTEWIVSNLTAPQHEILTKELWIEMHRPPRPLDAATSRFLQRVGARTVR, encoded by the exons ATGGCAGCTGCTTCGAGCCAACCGGATGAGCCCCCACACCCCTCATTTGAGGAGCTTCGGAGCAATGAGGAGCGcgtcctcttctctcccgcCGCCAAGCGTCTCTACTGGCCTCTAGAAGGCGTCTTTCCTTCCGCGATATCCGTCATGAGGACCTCTCGCAGCGTGGTCGAGCTTGAACCCTTCTTCAGACCAGAcaccagcggcagcggtaGTGGCACCTGGCATGAGATCTCATCGCTGCCTCTGACCGACCCAAAGGTCTCTTCTGTTGAGGCTTCACTACGCGACCTTGATCAATGGGAATCTGATTGGCTAGCATGGCATAGGGACCATACTGCATCTGAGTTTAGCGCTGAGTATATCACCTATGGAGATCTcagcgatgaagagcgaCCCTACGCAAATGAGCCCAATCAGGATGGCAGCTGGGAGGATGACTCCGATGCTGAGTTTCTCATACGCTGTTGCGAAAACGATAGGCCGCTCAGGAAGGGAGGGCTAAAGATTAAAGTTACATCATCTGCAGGCAACAACTTTGTCACTGTGCATGATTATGTCAGTG CCGTGCATCCATGGCTCATGGGCTTACGTGGGGATATCATGCGAGCAAAGGCTGTCGCACGTCCCGTGCCTTATGTTGAGTCAATGGCCAACACCGAGTGGATTGTTAGCAACTTGACTGCGCCGCAACACGAGATACTGACGAAAGAACTTTGGATAGAGATGCATCGCCCGCCACGCCCATTGGACGCTGCAACCTCTAGATTTCTGCAAAGAGTAGGCGCAAGAACGGTCCGGTAA